AGCATTCACAGAAAGCTTAGGAAAGACCTGGAATGAACAGATATAATTTTGCCAAGATTAAATCATGCAGGTAACCACAATGTCACTGCACAAGACTCCAgtacagaagaaaaaacatgttgaaaccGGCTTAAAGTTGGCTGTAGACTATTTGAACCAGTCAATGAAATACTGACAGGATATAGTATGGCCCAAACTGAACTCTTTGGAGGTCACTGCAAGCAAAATATTTAGAGAAGGGATGTATCTTCATATCACCTCAAAAACAAGATACCAAATTACAAGTTTGAAGGTGGGAATATCATGGTGCAGAGTTGTTATTCAGCATGTGTGGTATTGGAAAATTTCAATAAAGGATAAGATGAGAAATTAACTCTGACGACATGTTCTTGACAGACATTTTATGATGAAATTAAGATCGAATTTTCAGAAATCAAACCCAAGTAATGCATATGATTTTCCATTGACATCTTTCCAATTTTTCTTCATACAGGAGACATCATGAATTTCactataacttttttttttaagttaaagaTGAAGATGAGGACTCAAACAGTGTTTAACataataaatataacaaatatatttgacctgttgaaaaaaacaattgtgCAAAAGCAAAATAGCTTGAATCAGTAAAACTTACCAAATCAAATTATTGTAGTTTgatacaattaaaaataaaataggagaatttaaacaaaatgtcaaaataaaaactcacaaaagaaaaaccttttatgcgtttttttatttgtgtaaaatgATTAGCATGTTTAAGTACATAATGATGTATTGGTAgacatttaataatattttctaAGTTGTGAAAAATGTTACTATTTTAAAGCTATTTTTAGTTTTCACTCTCTCACATTACCTCTTAAATCTGTCAATAAATCAACATGACTAAGCCATTAGGATTAAAAGCAAGTAcagtttaaattaaaagatgtgttctgatgaggctgatttgtgaaattaaaagtatcttttgaaaataacaacctttacgCAGGTTTGCTTTGTTTAAGAAATGTGTTCTGACCGGCAGAGCGGCACTCAGAGTTGTTGTCaaagtgccaagaagaagcccaacagatttacgtTCACAAGTGGAGGTTTCACTATAATGCTCCGcttgttatatatatatttattaaaacgttattagaaattgctttaggattattttgaatgcaatggacacggagacggaaatgaaaggataaaaaagaacagaaagggagagaggtggggcaagaAGTTAAAAGGGAGAGGAGAAAAGagtaaaggaaagaaagaaggataaagagaatacaagatgacACCCTAGAAGTCTGCTTCTATATAAGTCTGTGTGGTATTaatctacatgtgttttgcttagtgaattgagttgctaaaaaaatgaactttttcataatattctaatttattgaatgtgacGAAATTAAAGGTAATAGCAGTTAATAACAAGTTACATTCTTGTAAATATTTGATTACAGAAGATTAAAATCTCCAAACTCTCTTGTTACAAATTATcacttcaaaaacattttctttctttgtaaatCAGTACTTCATCATTTCGGAAGGATTCTGATTTACTGTTAAAAGATCCACTTCCATCACGGATGGGAAGGTTTTCAGGTTTTCTCTTTACAGTTTTTTGACCTCCGGTGTTCTTGgacttaaaaaaattttaatcaaaatattcCTACAATTTAATCTTCTTCTGCCTCAGTGATCTGAGAGTTTGCTTCACCCACTCATCCTCCGGATTCGCACAGACTCTTTGGTTACTGGTGGTGTAGAAACTATGAGAGAAACATTATAAAACACACATTAGAAACATCAGACTTTATTGTGCATGACTAACCCATTGGATTAACAATATAAAGCTATTTTCTGAACAAAACTACACATGTTTTTTATAACTTAATCTGATAGAATACAGTGACGGGAACACATTTTGCAGaattcaaaaaacattttgttggaaaacactggaaatatgatttatttattcgGTATAGCTTTCACTCTGTAAAAAAACTGCCTCTTGCAGTAAAAATATGAATGCTTTTCATCCCAATTATGTTAGATCCCGGCTAAATTTTTACTTCATTGGCGTAAAATGTATTTGGAGGTCAAAATTAAATTGTTACTTTTTAACccaaagtttgtgtttttagatCTGCTCACCTTTTAGAGAATtttaaaatcacattgtgttgtgtttataaatattgccatttgttaaaaacattatttataaataatgttAAAACCTGATCTTGCAACAGCAGTAAATTAGTACCGTTATTTACCAGCAATCATACGAATGCAGACAGAGTAAAGGTTCATGGAGGGGAGCCTTACATGATGGCGTTGATGCGGCAAAATTCCAGAGTGATTTGCTCCTGGTAGCCTTTGATATGCTCCAAGACGACTACTTTATTGCTGTATCTTGTACAGCAGTTTCTGATGCGAAAACCTACAGATCAAAAAGTCACACACAAAGAAATCAACATAATGGCTGATTCACGGCCTGTAGAGTGCAATTCAGTCTTAAGTGATCAGTTAAATTTGATGAAATAAACTTACCAACAGCCTGGCCTGGGCTCAGTATTCCCACTATGAAGAAGAGGGTGATGGGGATAATCATGATGCTTCTGGGAGCCATGATGAGAACCCAGCAGAGAAGAAAGTAAACATACAACAGCGTTGTGTATTTATAGGTCCAAGACTGAGGACAGGAAACCCAGCATTGCGTCATAGAAGTCAAAACTCAAGATCTTGTGTTGTGATTAGAAGACTGAATACCACAACAGCAACACGTGGCATGTAAGCATGCATGTTTCACCATCATTATATAAGCTTTCCATAGAAAAATGGCACATAGAAGCTTCTTGGGTTCTCATCTCTAATAAAATTTTCTAGGCTCATTGTGTTCCTTTTTTAGTAGcattaatttaacattttcagatcttttagATTAAAACTGGATAGAATTATTCATGCATCTATTTTGCACCTTACGCAATTGCCTGTTGGGTTTTTATCTTAATCTGGTTCTGAGAAATTTGGTGAGAGCCACTACCACATCCTGACCCTCACAAGCTtcaatagaaataaaattattcttttgtttATAGAAACAATAATCTTGAGATTGTATTGTGTTATACAGGATATGTCTTGTGAAATTAAGGTCTACCTTCAGCCTGACCTATTTGGTCTACAAGAGGCTTTGCCTGCAGGAAGCTTTAAATCAGCTGACCTAGAAAGGCAAAACATCCTTAAGATGTCAGTGCATCCTGTACTTATCAAATACATGCCCTAATACAAGATGGCAAAATGTCTGTTGTTTGTTATGTGTCTGTTCTTctgccttttatttttaaaatcaggtttaatgtttttttttttcttctatgcTCTCTGCATTCTGTTAAAAATAAGGCAAAACGAAAAGGTGGGAAAAACTGAGGAATGGCTCACCTTCATTCTGGGGCTGTCTGTTGTGAAACATCATTTTAAAGCCTGTGCTGTTCTGCTGAGGCCTGAAATGCTTGTTGAAGCTGTTGGACCACACTGGGCCAGTTTTggataatagtttttttttttgggtcatTTTAATCTATTTACTGGCTGTGTGGGATTTTGCAGACAAGTGTTTGTTCCAGAGTCAGTACATCTGATAATGAGCTCAACCTACAGGACATCACTCATGGAAGGATTACCATTTCAGCATGCATATGATGTAGGTCTATCACCCAGCCTGCACAGAGACCTATCTAAACTTCAGAACTTGTTACCCCTGCACAATTTCATCACATTTCAAGTGAGATTCTGCTTGGCATCATCATACCACATCTCACCTTTACCATGTAACGCTACTAAGCAGAGAATGttgattgttttattattacttcTGTCTGGTCATGTTCAACCTAATCCAGGCCCAGAGTTGCAATGTCCAGTTACAATCTAATTTAAGTCCTTGTTTGTTCTTAAAGTTGTTTATCTCAGCTTGTTATCCAAGATGGACACGGTCAGAATACATCTGGTTACATTGTTCCTCTTACTGACAGACCCAAAAAAGGTTGTGGAGTTGTGAATTTTCTTAAATCAACATTTTCTCCCAGTCGGTTCTGTCTGTGTCCATCAGCAAGAAGGTGGAATATTTTACAACATATGTGAAGATTGCTAAGACCTTTTGTATAACTGTGGTTTTTGCTACAGGCCTCCTTCTGCCACCAAGgaattgttacatttttttaaagtgatttttatCGCAGTTAAATTATAATGAACCTTTTTTGCTGGTGACTTAAATTGGGATTGGCTCAAACCAGTTTCTGATGATTCTGATTAAAGTCTTTTTGTGAACCAATCAATCTTACAGCTCATCAAATCACCTACTCAGCCAAACATTAAAAAACCCTGACTCATTTAATTTTGACAAATGTTCCTCATAGGTTTACAATTGGGGTGTATTTTGATTTGACTTGAGTGACCATTGTGTTATTGCCGCAATGATAAATACCAAGGTTCCCAAATCAAagcatgattttatttatacataATATCTTAAGC
This genomic interval from Girardinichthys multiradiatus isolate DD_20200921_A chromosome 6, DD_fGirMul_XY1, whole genome shotgun sequence contains the following:
- the LOC124870431 gene encoding C-C motif chemokine 20-like, whose protein sequence is MAPRSIMIIPITLFFIVGILSPGQAVGFRIRNCCTRYSNKVVVLEHIKGYQEQITLEFCRINAIIFYTTSNQRVCANPEDEWVKQTLRSLRQKKIKL